A single Musa acuminata AAA Group cultivar baxijiao chromosome BXJ2-1, Cavendish_Baxijiao_AAA, whole genome shotgun sequence DNA region contains:
- the LOC103999545 gene encoding cytochrome P450 CYP71D312-like: MSELMRNPKIMKKAQKEVMEKLKGKNRIQETDVVELNYLKSIVKETVRLHPPTTLIPRMCRKTCEVLGYEIEADTLVLVNAWAINRDPQYWEEAESFRPERFESKSIDFRGGNFEYLPFGAGRRICPGMEFGLATVHLSLAQLLLYFDWKLPDGRKPEELDMSETYGLTVTRKTELKLFATPCILIPSTV; encoded by the coding sequence ATGTCAGAGCTGATGAGGAACCCCAAGATAATGAAGAAAGCACAGAAGGAGGTGATGGAAAAGCTGAAGGGAAAGAACAGGATACAAGAGACCGACGTCGTGGAGCTGAACTACCTCAAGTCGATCGTTAAGGAGACAGTAAGGCTTCACCCACCTACCACGTTGATACCAAGAATGTGTAGGAAGACGTGTGAGGTGCTCGGCTACGAGATAGAAGCCGACACTCTAGTCTTGGTCAATGCATGGGCGATCAACAGAGATCCACAGTACTGGGAAGAGGCCGAGAGCTTCAGGCCGGAGAGGTTTGAAAGCAAATCCATTGATTTCAGAGGAGGTAACTTCGAGTACTTACCGTTCGGTGCTGGAAGAAGGATATGCCCTGGAATGGAGTTTGGGCTCGCCACCGTACACCTATCCTTGGCGCAGCTCCTCCTCTACTTCGACTGGAAGCTGCCCGATGGCAGGAAACCAGAGGAGTTGGACATGAGCGAGACCTACGGACTCACTGTAACAAGGAAAACTGAGCTGAAGCTGTTTGCAACTCCTTGTATTCTCATCCCTTCTACTGTTTAA